The genomic DNA AAAGATGCCGAAGCCCAGAACCGTAAATGTTCAGCAGTGCCGCAGATGCTGGGCATCGGCCTTCGATGTGTGCTTTTCGCACATGAGCAGGCCGATAACAACGCAGATGTGGCACTACTGGACAGTTACGCTATTTTTTTGGTTCGTCGAAACGTGCCCCGGTCAAAGTGGCATCACTTAAGACCTCACCACCCAGGATAGCCCCGCGGAAATCGGCATCTGACAGATCTGCTCCACTAAAATCGGCAAGATACAAATCAGCCCCGTTAAAAATCGCGCCCTTCAGATTGGCGCCTCGAAAAATCGCCCCCTTGAGGTCTGCCTCCTTAAAATTACCGTCAGCCAGTTGAGCCCCTGTAAAATTAGCCCGCGCCAAGTTCAAACCCTTCATGGACACATTGTTCAGCAGAGCCCCGGAAAAATTGCATTCGATGCAAAACCCCGATTTTTTCGCCTGCTTGACCAAATCCTCCACCTGCTGTGTTGGCTCAGTCACCGTTGCTGCTTCAGTTACAGTAATTTCCGGAGCTGCGGCCAGGGCAGCAACGGGATTCTGGACAGCCGACGCTTCATCAGGGGGAGGATCAAGTTGAGCAGGACCAGCAGCCCCCTCTTCAGAAGCCATTGGCGGCGTCTCCGCCACCAATGAAGCCTCTCCTGCAGCAGGCGCCGCAGTCTCGCTTGCAAGAGGAAGCCCACTGCTCTCTGATGATTTTTCTGGCAACACTTCTTTTTCTTCTGCTACCACCTGAGAAAGCTGATGTGCAGCTGCCCCGGCCAGAAGCGTTTTAGTGTCCCCGTCCAGCTTTGACTCAGCAAGATACGCCCCGTCAAACCGGGCGCCATCAACCTTCGCGCCACTCAAATCGGCCTGGAAAAGATCTGCCGCATCGAACACCGCTCCAGAGAGCGTGGCCAGGGAAAGGTCCGCCCCTGCCAAATCGGCCATCCGCAAAGAGGCCTTGGTCAAATCTGCTCCCTTGAGATTTGCTCCAACCAATTTGGCTTTAGCCAAATCCTTTCCAACCAATAGGGCTCCGCTCAGATCACACGCCGGACACTCATTTGTTGTTAACAGCCGGTCCAAATCACCTTGAATAAAGGCTATTGCCGTTCCTGGCACAAAAAATCCCCCGGCTATTATCCACAAAACTAACAAACGTTGCATATCCTGTATCGACCCAAAGTTCGTATTAATATCGATAGTACTCTGGCTTAAACGGCCCGGAGACGTCCACTCCAAGGTACTCAGCCTGCTCCTTGGTCAAGGTGGTCAATTTAACGCCAATCTTGGCAAGATGCAGCCGAGCCACCTTTTCATCAAGTATCTTGGGCAAAAAATAGACCTTATTTTCATACTGAGCATGATTCTGCCACAGCTCAACTTGCGCCATGACCTGATTGGTAAACGAGTTGCTCATTACAAAACTGGGGTGCCCCGTGGCACAGCCAAGATTAACCAACCGGCCCTCGGCAAGCACGATCAACCGCTTCCCATCGGGAAATATAACATGATCAACCTGGGGCTTAATATTTTCCCACGTCAGATTACGGATGGAAGCGATATCGATTTCGCTATCAAAATGACCGATATTACAGACAATCGCCTCATCCGGCATCATATCCATGTGCGACCGGGTGATAACCCGAACATTACCGGTACAGGTAACAAAGATATTGCCGCACGGCGCAGCCTCCTCCATGGTCACCACCCGGTATCCCTCCATGGCGGCCTGCAGGGCACAGATCGGATCTATTTCACAGACCAGCACCGAAGCGCCCATTCCGCGAAGAGCTGCAGCGCACCCCTTGCCCACATCACCATATCCCACAACCACCGTGACCTTGCCGGCCACCATAACATCGGTCGCGCGTTTGATTCCGTCAATAAGGGACTCACGGCACCCATACAGATTATCAAACTTTGACTTGGTTACTGAATCGTTGACATTGAAGGACGGGGCCTTCAATGTGCCAGCGCGCATCATCTCGTTTAAGCGCATCACCCCGGTTGTTGTCTCTTCACTGATTCCCTTAACGTTCTTCATCAACTCGGGGTAATCTTCATGCATCATCTTGGTGAGATCACCGCCATCGTCAAGGATCATATTGGGACACCATCCATCAGGACCCTCAATAGTCTGCTTGATGCACCAATTAAATTCATCCTCATTTTCACCCTTCCAGGCGAAGGTAGGAATCCCAGCAGCCACCATGGCCGCGGCCGCATGGTCCTGGGTTGAAAAAATATTACATGAAGACCAGCGCAACTCGGCTCCCAGGTCCACCAGTGTCTCCATCAACACCGCCGTCTGGATGGTCATGTGCAGGCATCCGGCAATTCTAGCGCCTGCCAGAGGCTTCTTTCCGGCATACTCTTCCCGGGTTGCCATCAGACCTGGCATCTCTTTTTCGGCAATCGCAACTTCCTTGCGGCCCCATCCCGCCAATCCCATATCAGCAACTTTATAGTCGCCGTTCTTTAAAACTGTCATGATTTTTCCCTTGATTAATTATCGTAAATTAAAGACCGGCATCCTGTTTCAGGATTGCCGCCTTATCGGTCCGCTCCCAGGTGAATTCGACGCGTTCTCGGCCGAAATGCCCATACGCGGCAGTCTTCTTATAGATCGGTCGCAACAGGTCAAGATGCTGAATGATCGCCTTGGGTCTAAGATCGAAGTGACGCAGGATTAAGGCCTTAATCTGCTGATCGTCAATCTTACCAGAACCAAAGCTGTTAACATTAATTGATACTGGATTCGAGATACCGATGGCATACGCGATCTGTACTTCCACCTCGTCAGCCAGCCCGGCGGCAACTATGTTCTTGGCGACATAACGCCCCATATAAGCGGATGACCGATCAACCTTAGATGGATCTTTGCCTGAAAAGGCTCCGCCGCCATGAGAGCCTCGCCCACCATAAGTATCAACGATGATCTTACGACCGGTTACTCCGCAATCCCCCACCGGACCGCCAATGACGAAACGCCCGGTCGGATTGATGAAGTATTTGGTGTTACTGTCCAGCATCTCTGCCGGCAAGATCGGTTTAATGATCTCCTCCATGATCCCCTCTTTGAGATCTTCATAATCCACTTCCGGAGAGTGCTGGGAAGAGAGAACCACGGCCTCGATCCTCTTAGGGGTTCGACCATCATACTCGATGGTGACCTGGCTCTTGGCATCCGGCCTCAGCCAGGGCAGACGCCCTGCTTTTCGGACCTCAGACTGACGTTTCATCAACCGATGCGCCAGATAAATTGTCATGGGCATGAGAACTTCTGTTTCGTTTGAGGCATAGCCAAACATCAACCCCTGATCACCAGCCCCCTGGTCCAGATCCAGACCACGACCCTCGTCAACTCCTTGGGCAATATCAGGCGATTGCTTATCGATGCTGGTAAGAACCGCGCAGGACCGATAGTCAAAGCCCATGTCAGAGGAGTTATAACCAATCTCCTTGATGGTGTCCCGGACGATCTGAGGCATATCAACCCAGGCCGAAGTAGTAATTTCGCCAGCAATTAATGCCATACCAGTGGTCACCATGGTCTCGCATGCAACACGAGCCTTAATGTCCTGCGTAAGAATACTGTCCAAAATAGCATCAGAAATCTGATCGGCAACCTTATCCGGGTGCCCCTCTGAAACCGATTCTGAGGTAAAAAGATAATTCGGCATGATTCCTCCGTGTAAAATATTAAATAAAATCCATCAGTTAATATTAATTATAGTTTCTTTAAAGTAAACAGGCCGAGCATCAGGCCTGAACAAACTCACGATCTTTGACCGCAGCCACCAATGCGCCGTTAGTCGATGCAGAAATACCAAGACGCTCTGCCAAGCGGACAATTTCTCCATTAATGGCATCCACCTCCGTATGCCGGCCTGCCCGGATATCCTGAAGCATGGATGAAACATTGGCCCTTGTGTCCCGACAAACGACAAGGACTCGTTCCTCAGGATTATCAAAAACTGCGATGCCAAGGGCTGAGGCGACCAGAACCGCTTCATGCACTGCCGCTTTCATGGTGACCAAGGCCTGGGGGCGAGACAGCAACTCACCGTTAGTACAATCTTCAACTACGGTGAGAGCGTTTATCCCAACGTTGATAATCAACTTATTCCACGCCGCAGCCAGAATATCGTCCACAACCTCAGTATCAATTCCAGCCCGGGTCAACAGTTCTGCCACCTTATTGAGCCGTGACCCGACCTCCACCGCAACTGGTGAAAGAGATCCCAGGAAGGTCGGCCCGTCTCCCCCGTGCCTAACAACCCCCTCTCCCAACAGATGCGCACCTTGAGCCGTAACTCCTAATGCCCAGTTGACAGCTAAGTTCGATAGCTCGCGATGATGAGCAATTCCATTTTGCATGGCTATGAGCAATCCATCCCGGGCGAGAGCTGGAGCAAGAGAGCGGGCGGCTCCCGCCGCTGAATCAGATTTAACACATAGCAACGCCAACTCCACCGGAGCGGCCTGAGCAGGATCAGCTATGGTCGGTACCGGCACAACTGTAGCCTGACCATTTCGATCATAGAGTGTAATCCCGTGGGCTTCAATTCTCCGAGCAC from Desulfobulbaceae bacterium includes the following:
- a CDS encoding methionine adenosyltransferase; the protein is MPNYLFTSESVSEGHPDKVADQISDAILDSILTQDIKARVACETMVTTGMALIAGEITTSAWVDMPQIVRDTIKEIGYNSSDMGFDYRSCAVLTSIDKQSPDIAQGVDEGRGLDLDQGAGDQGLMFGYASNETEVLMPMTIYLAHRLMKRQSEVRKAGRLPWLRPDAKSQVTIEYDGRTPKRIEAVVLSSQHSPEVDYEDLKEGIMEEIIKPILPAEMLDSNTKYFINPTGRFVIGGPVGDCGVTGRKIIVDTYGGRGSHGGGAFSGKDPSKVDRSSAYMGRYVAKNIVAAGLADEVEVQIAYAIGISNPVSINVNSFGSGKIDDQQIKALILRHFDLRPKAIIQHLDLLRPIYKKTAAYGHFGRERVEFTWERTDKAAILKQDAGL
- a CDS encoding adenosylhomocysteinase, translating into MTVLKNGDYKVADMGLAGWGRKEVAIAEKEMPGLMATREEYAGKKPLAGARIAGCLHMTIQTAVLMETLVDLGAELRWSSCNIFSTQDHAAAAMVAAGIPTFAWKGENEDEFNWCIKQTIEGPDGWCPNMILDDGGDLTKMMHEDYPELMKNVKGISEETTTGVMRLNEMMRAGTLKAPSFNVNDSVTKSKFDNLYGCRESLIDGIKRATDVMVAGKVTVVVGYGDVGKGCAAALRGMGASVLVCEIDPICALQAAMEGYRVVTMEEAAPCGNIFVTCTGNVRVITRSHMDMMPDEAIVCNIGHFDSEIDIASIRNLTWENIKPQVDHVIFPDGKRLIVLAEGRLVNLGCATGHPSFVMSNSFTNQVMAQVELWQNHAQYENKVYFLPKILDEKVARLHLAKIGVKLTTLTKEQAEYLGVDVSGPFKPEYYRY
- a CDS encoding 2-dehydropantoate 2-reductase, whose protein sequence is MKICVVGPGALGCFFSATLARAGHQVWLVDHRSERARRIEAHGITLYDRNGQATVVPVPTIADPAQAAPVELALLCVKSDSAAGAARSLAPALARDGLLIAMQNGIAHHRELSNLAVNWALGVTAQGAHLLGEGVVRHGGDGPTFLGSLSPVAVEVGSRLNKVAELLTRAGIDTEVVDDILAAAWNKLIINVGINALTVVEDCTNGELLSRPQALVTMKAAVHEAVLVASALGIAVFDNPEERVLVVCRDTRANVSSMLQDIRAGRHTEVDAINGEIVRLAERLGISASTNGALVAAVKDREFVQA